GCTTCCGTACCTTCTCCGCGCTCTTCGCCCCTTCGATCACATTCACCCCGAGGTCTATCCATGAACACGATCCTGAAATCCCTGACCGTCCTGAGCACCGCCGTCGCCCTGTTCGCCGCGCCCGCCAGCGCCCAGACCATGATGATGCACGCCGGTGCCTTTCACGCCCTCGGGGCACCCACCAGCGGCACCGCTGCCCTCAGTGAGGCAGGCGGCAAGGTCACGCTCACACTCAGCGCCCTGAAGACCGAACCCGGCCCCAGCCTGCAGGTCTGGCTGTATCAGGCAGCCGCCCCGGTCAAGGGCACCAGCGACGCCACCATCGCCAAAGGCAAGTACGTCAAGGTGGGCGAGCTGAAGAAGTTCAGCGGCACCTTTACCTTCGCCGCGCCCGCTGGCACCAAGCTCAACACCTACAAAAGCGTGGTGCTGTGGTGCGCCGACGTCAAAACCGCCTTCGCTGCCGCCGACCTGAAGTAAGCCGCTGTCCGGTCGTTCTTCCGCTCATTCAGCTTCCAGAGGAGCCGCTATGAACCTGTCCCGTCCCTGTCAGACTGCTGCGCTCGGCCTGCTTTTCACCATGACACTCGCGCTCGGTGCCGCGTCGGCCCAGACCGAGATCACCCCGGCCCCCGGTTCCATCGGCGCCGATATTCCCGCTGCCTACTTCGGCCCCGATCCCTCGCAGACCGCCAAGGAACTGGTCGGACCGGTGCAGCTTCTGCGCTCGGGCGAGGTCGATCTGAAAAACGCCACCATCACGCTGCCGCTGTACCGAGGCCAGACCAAGGCGGGCAAGAACGTCTGGTACGTGCTGACCGATACCACCGACCAGGGCAACGCGGCGGCCCTGGGCCTGAACTACTCGGCCAAACTGCAGTACGCGGCGGTGGGCAAGGCGGCCCGCAACGCCACGCTGGAAAAAGACGGCACCCTGACCTTCGAGAACGGCACGGTCGATTTTTCGCCCGAACGCAGCATCGTCCCCGGCAACGCCCCGGATTTCTTTCCTCCCAAATCCTTTACGCCCGGTTCGGTGGGCGACGCCGACTATACCCCGCTGATCCGCCTCACCAACTCGGGCGGCCATGTCTACAACGCGCCGATCATCGCCTACAACGTGTCCAAGGAGCAACTGGCTCAGTCGTGTGTGGAGAAAGGCGGCAAGGTCAATCACGCGCTGGTGCACGACAAGGTGGTGTCGATCTGCCCCGAGGGTGAGAACGGCGGCACCGTGACCCTGCGGCTGACCACCGGGTTCAGCTTCGCCAAGCCGGTGCTGTACCTGAGCCTCGACGCCAACCAGGGTCTGCCGGCAGCCTTCGAGGAAGTGACGGTGGCGCCGGGCCTGAACGATCTGCCGCGTGGGGGCGACGACGGGGCATTCAGTCCGGTGGAGCGGCTGTTCGCTGCGGTCAACGGCCCGACCGGGAAGGGCAATCCGCAGCGCCAGGGCTTCAACTCGGCGCTGGGCGATCCGGGTGTGTCGGGTCCGCTGAACGTGCTGGGCGGCATTCCCACCGTCGCGACCGATTACAGCCCCATCTGGGATCTGAACGTGTATGCCTGGACGAAAGCGTCGATTGATGCGGGCTACCGTGCGCGGAATATCGAGGAATTTCAGATTCTCGGGCTGGCGGAGCGCGGCTTCATCACTGGGCCGGGGGCGGCAAGTTCGGTTCGTCGGGCTTCGTGGTGAACTGCCCCATCGTCTACCGCTTCAAATAACGCCGCCGTCGGCACAGACCCGGCAGGTTGGGTCTGTGCCTTCGACCCGCGAGCACCCAGACCCGAGAGGACACCATGAACGATCCATCCGATGATCGCCGCCACCTGCTGAAGACGCTGACGGTCGGCGGGGCCGTGCTGCTCCTGCCCGGCAGCGTCCACGCGCAGACGGGTTCCACGCCTGCCGCCGTCAAGATCGTGCCGCTGAGCGGACTCGACAAAGCGTTCTCGACCGCCGAGTTCATGTTCGACGGAACCGCCGCGCTGCTGGTTCGGCTGAGTGCTCCTCCGCCCGACAGAGCGCGGGCGCTGGAAGTCAAGGTCGGAGGCACCAGCGTGTTTCTGACGGCGTTCACGCGGGTCTGTACGCACCTGGGCTGTACGCCCGCCCTGCCCGATGCCAGAACGCACCAGATGGTGTGTCCGTGTCATGGCAGCACCTACAGCGCCGACGGCACGGTGGTGAAAGGCCCGGCCCAGCGCAGCCTGAGCCTGATTTCGATGGAGGTGCGCGGCAGCGATGTCTATGCTGTTGCCCTTGCGCCGAGCACCTAGACACGAGCAGCTCGGCACACAGGCACACCGTTCAGGCCCAGGTGTACAGTTTGAGCAGCCGACCCCTCTCCGCGCACCCGCCCCGAGGTGCATCAGCCCTTCCAGGAGTGCCATGACCCCACAAGGTTCCCCGCCCGGCGCAGAGGCGCTGCGTCTCGATGATGACCGACTCGGCCAGGCCGACTGGAAACGCTGGGGGCCGTATCTGTCGGAGCGGGCCTGGGGCACAGTGCGCGAAGACTACAGCGCGTCGGGAGACGCCTGGAACGCCTTCCCACACGAACACGCACGGATGCGGGCGTACCGCTGGAACGAAGACGGGTTGCTCGGCGTCAGTGACGATCAGGGCCGACTGTGCCTGTCGGTGGCGCTCTGGAACGGACAGGACCCGATTCTGAAGGAGCGCCTGTACGGTCTGACCGGCGACGAGGGCAACCACGGCGAGGACGTCAAGGAGTATTACAGTTACCTGGACGCCACGCCGACGCATTCCTACCTGAAAGCCCTGTACAAGTATCCGCAGCGGGCCTTTCCCTATCAGCAACTGCTGGAGGGAAACCGCCGGGGCAGGGACGAGGGCGAATACGAACTCCTCGATACCGGCGTGTTCGATCAGAACGCCTACTGGGACATCGAGATCGAGTACGCGCAGGCAGCGCCCGGCGACCTGCTGATGCAGATCACGGCGCACAACCGCGCGGCCGTCAGCGCTCAGCTTCATGTGCTGCCGACTCTGTGGTTTCGCAACACCTGGTCGTGGGGTCAGCCGGACGAGGAACGCCACCGTATCCGGCCCGACGGCGAAGGAACGCTGCGGGCCGACCACCCCGAACTCGGAGCGTACTGGCTGCACTTTGGCGACGACCATGAGGCAGCCCTCCTCGATCAGCCGCTCACGGTGCTGCTCTGTGAAAACGAGAGCAATCTGGAACGGCTGTACGGCGTGCCCAATCGGTCTTCGACCGCCAAGGACGGCATCAACGACTTCGTGGTGGAGGGCAGAAGAACCGCCGTGCGCCACGACGAGGGTTCCAAAGCGGCGCTGCACGGCGTCATGACCGTTCCGGCGGGCGAGTCGCGCCGCGTCCGGGTGCGCCTGTGCAACGCGCCGATGCTCGACGCCTTCAGCGGGTTCGGTAAGCTGCTCGCCAGCCGCCGCGCCGAGGCCGACGCCTATTACCAGGGTCTTCAGCCCGCTGCTCTGAGCGCCGACGAACGGCTGGTGCAGCGGCAGGCCTTTGCGGGCATGATCTGGAGCAAGCAGTTTTACTTTTACGATGTCGGGCAGTGGCTGCGCGGCGACCCAGCAGGCCCGCCCCCGCCCACCGAGCGCCGGACCGGACGCAACCGCGACTGGGACACCCTGCGAACCGCCGATATCCTCTCGATGCCCGACAAGTGGGAATACCCCTGGTTTGCCGCCTGGGACCTGGCGTTTCACACCATTCCGCTGGCAATCATCGACCCGGAATTTGCCAAGAAGCAGCTCGACCTGCTGACCCGCGAGTGGTATCAGCATCCCAACGGTCAGATTCCGGCCTATGAGTGGTCGTTCTCGGATGTCAATCCGCCGGTACATGCCTGGGCCGCGTGGCGGGTGTACCAGATGGAGCACAAGCACCAGGGCCGCCGCGACCGCCTCTTTCTGGAGCGCGTCTTTCACAAGCTGCTGCTGAACTTTACCTGGTGGGTCAACCGCAAGGACGCCGAGGGCAAGAACGTGTTTCAGGGCGGGTTCCTGGGGCTGGACAACATCAGCGTGTTCGACCGCAGTGCCCCTCTGCCGGGCGGCGGTCATCTGGAGCAGGCCGACGGCACCGCCTGGATGGGAATGTTCTGCCTGAACATGCTCAGGATCGCGCTGGAACTGGCTCAGGACAACCCGGCATACGAGGACATCGCCAGCAAATTCTTCGAACACTTTCTGTACATCGCGCAGGCGCTCAATCAGCTGGGCGACGATCAGTTGAGCCTGTGGGACGAACAGGACGAGTTCTATTACGATCAGTTGCAGCGGCCAGACGGTGGCTGTACCCGGCTGCGCGTGCGGAGCATGGTGGGGCTGATTCCGCTGCTGGCGGTGGAAACGCTCGAACCCGCCGACCTCGCCAGGGTGCCGAACTTTCAGCGGCGGGTCGAGTGGTTGATCAGGCACCGCCCCGATCTGGCAGCGCTGATTTCCCGCTGGCAGGAACCCGGCGTGGGCAGCCGGCACCTGCTGGCACTGGCACGCGGCCACCGCAT
The genomic region above belongs to Deinococcus sp. KNUC1210 and contains:
- a CDS encoding DM13 domain-containing protein, whose amino-acid sequence is MNTILKSLTVLSTAVALFAAPASAQTMMMHAGAFHALGAPTSGTAALSEAGGKVTLTLSALKTEPGPSLQVWLYQAAAPVKGTSDATIAKGKYVKVGELKKFSGTFTFAAPAGTKLNTYKSVVLWCADVKTAFAAADLK
- a CDS encoding ubiquinol-cytochrome c reductase iron-sulfur subunit; its protein translation is MNDPSDDRRHLLKTLTVGGAVLLLPGSVHAQTGSTPAAVKIVPLSGLDKAFSTAEFMFDGTAALLVRLSAPPPDRARALEVKVGGTSVFLTAFTRVCTHLGCTPALPDARTHQMVCPCHGSTYSADGTVVKGPAQRSLSLISMEVRGSDVYAVALAPST